Part of the Roseomonas sp. OT10 genome, GCGTTGAAGACGAAGCCGGAGGCGGCGGCCACCAGCATCAGCGACAGCACGGCCTGCCGCACGATCCGGGGCGGGATGGTGGGGAAGGGGCGGGCGCGGCGGGCGGCGGCGCCGTGGTCGAAGGCGGGCTCGCGCGCATACATCACCCCCATCGCCAGGCAGGCGAGGCCGGGCAGGATGAAGGCCCAGCGCCAGCCGGCCTGCGTGACGATCAGGGCGGTGGCCACCGGCGCCAGGGCCACGCCGAGATTGCCGAAGACGCCGTTGTTGCCGACGGCGCGGCCGACGCGCTCGCCCGCCGCCTCGACCAGCATGGCCGTGCCGATCGGGTGGTAGATGGCGTTGAAGGCGCCCGCGCAGGCCAGGGCGAAGGCGAGGCTCCAGGGCCCGCCGGTCAGCCCGGCCGCCACCAGGCAGAGGCCCGTGCCGAAGAAGTAGGCCAGCATCAGCGCGTGCCGGCCGAAGCGGTCCTGCAGCCAGCCCATCGGCAGGGAGCCCGCGCCGTAGAGCACGAACATCGCCGTCCCCAGCGCCAGGACCGGCCCGTACTCCGCGCCGAACACCCCCGGTTGCTGCGCCACCATGCCCAGCACGGCCGTGGCCAGGATCAGCAGCATGTAGTGGCAGAGCAGGTGGGCGGCGTTGATGAACCACACCTGGCGGGTGGCGGGATCGGTGGGCATGGCGTCTCCTCGGCCGTCAGGATAGGACTGGCCGTCCGTCGCTGTCCGGCCAGATCATGTCGCCAACCGGCCAAGCCTTTCCCCCCGTGGCC contains:
- a CDS encoding MFS transporter, which encodes MPTDPATRQVWFINAAHLLCHYMLLILATAVLGMVAQQPGVFGAEYGPVLALGTAMFVLYGAGSLPMGWLQDRFGRHALMLAYFFGTGLCLVAAGLTGGPWSLAFALACAGAFNAIYHPIGTAMLVEAAGERVGRAVGNNGVFGNLGVALAPVATALIVTQAGWRWAFILPGLACLAMGVMYAREPAFDHGAAARRARPFPTIPPRIVRQAVLSLMLVAAASGFVFNAFTLLLPKLMQERLASSPSLLPVVGMLAFLATLCGGLTQFSVGRMIDRTTLRRAFLPLALLLVPTLLALSFLQGWIVLPVAGLAAAAIFGQVTVNETMTARYIAPPLRAKLYSIRFFVGFVGAAAASPLIGWLHDSTGNLSLAMMVLAASGLVTLGCALLFPDRPEELRPELWQAVPERGIVAAPAAE